The Chitinophaga sp. Cy-1792 genome contains the following window.
AGGATTCCGAATAATGCGTTTGGTATCAGGGAAGAATCAACTTACGACAATAATTTATCCTATTATGGCCATTTGGGTCTATCCTACCTCAATAAGTATACATTTTCTTCTACTTTGAGGAGAGATGAATCCAATTTATTTGGTGTAAATACAAATAATAAAGGAGTACCACTATATGCATTAGGTTTTGCATGGAACCTTTCCAATGAAAAATTCTTTAATATATCCTGGGTTGATAGGTTGAACTTTAAATACTCCTATGGATATAGTGGAAACGTTGATAAAACAATCACAGCTTACACTACCGCAGCTAATACTGGATCTGTAAGCATTTTCGGCCAGCCGTCTTTATATATACTTAATCCCCCAAACGCCAACCTGCGTTGGGAGAAGATTGGCATGTCTAATTTAGGTGTAGAATTCAGTATTCTATCTAAAAGAATATCAGGCTCTTTTGACTACTTTAAGAAAAATGGCAAAGACCTGATCGGATATGGACCTTTAGCACCATCCACCGGGAACTCGACCTATAAAGGCAATGTTGCTAATATGAAGGGAGCTGGTTACGAAATTTCACTAAATACATTAATAATAAATCAGAAGTTCAAATGGAATAGCATTTTTCTGTTAAGTAAAGCTACCGACCGGGTTACGGAATATAAAGCTGAAGCTACTGCTGTCAATAATTACATGACACAACTAGGCATTAATCCATTGGTAGGAAAACCTGTTTATTCCATATTCAGCTATAAATGGGCAGGGCTAAATCCTGAAACGGGTGACCCACAGGGGATCGTTAATGGTAAACCATCTACAGATTATGCAGCAATTACAGGCACAAAAGACCTATCCACATTAGTATATAATGGACCTGCCAATCCAGTTTACATAGCCAGTATAAGAAATGAATTTAGTTATAAGAATGTGGAATTATCCTTCCTAATCACTGGAAAATTTCTATACTTCTTCAGAAGAACATCAGTAAATTACTCAACTATGTTAACTGCTGATCAGAGAATTAGTCCTTACAACCCTGACTACAGCCTAAGATGGCAGAAACCTGGCGATGAAAAAAACACCAATGTGCCAAGTCAAACCTATCCCAAAAGTGACGCAAGATCAGCACTCTACCAGTATAGTGAGATACTGGTGGAACCAGGAGACCATATCCGTTTTCAAGATATTAACCTCTCCTATTCCATCCAACCTAAATCCAGCAAATTAAAAGTCATAAAAGTATATACCTATATCAATAATATAGGTATTCTTTATAAAAAAACGCATTATAATATTGATCCTGATTATGTTCCAGGGAATTATTTACGAATACCACCAATTAGAACATACAATATTGGTGTAAAAGTATTTCTCTAAATAGTTTATGATGAAAGTTTTTAAATTATTACTTCTACCAATAGCATTAATGGTAATAGTCAGTGGTTGCAAAAAGGATTTTCTCAATAAAAAATCTAACAATAACCTGATCATACCAGAAACACTAACTGATTTTGATCTGATACTTAATGACGTTGGATCCGCTTTCTGCAATTTCCCTGATATGGGAGAACTATCCTCAGACGACTACTATATTAAAGATGCTATTTACAATTCATTGCCCATCCTTAAAACCAGAAACTGTTATATCTGGGCTCCAGATATATATCAGGGGGATACGCAGATATTTGATTGGGACTATCCCTACAAACAAATCTTCTATTGCAATATCATTATTGAAGGAATAAAGAAAATCACCGTTACAAACAATAATAAAGTACAATGGCATAAAATATTAGGAAGTGCTTATTTTCTTAGAGCCTATGCATTACACAATCTGGCCACTGTATTTTGCACTGTTTATGATAGTAGTACTGCAGCTAAAATAATGGGATTGCCATTACGCTTATCTCCCGATGTTAATGATACCGTGTTACGATCTAATTTACAAGATACTTACCAGCAAATAATTTCAGATTTAGAGGCTGCAGAAATAAATCTTACTGTTCCATTTGATATTACTCAACCTAACAGACCAGGTATAGAATCACTATATTCATTGGCTGCAAGAGTATATCTATATATTGGGGACTATACAAAAGCATTGAAATACTCAAAGGCATGTCTGGATCTGAAATCAGTATTACTTGACTATTCCGTATGGGACACCACTGCGTTGAAGCCATTTCCAGTAATCCCAGGCAGTAACAATCCAGAGATTTTATATTATGATAAGTTTGGTTATGGTAGTTGGTTTACTATACTAAGCACAGGTCTACTGGTCGATACGACTCTTTATAATACTTATAACAGCAATGATTGTAGGAAGACGCTTTTCTTTAGGAACCTTGGAGGTAATGATTATGGCCCTAAAGGAGGTTATCTAGGTTTAGGAAACTTTTTTACCGGATTGTCAATATCAGAAACACTCTTAATTTACGCTGAATCAGCAGCAAGATTACAGGATTTGCCTACAGCAAAAGCTGCCATCATTAAGCTGATGCAGTCCCGATGGAAACGAAATAAAAATACTGGTCAAAGTCTATATAAAATTCCGGATTTCAACAATGGTCAAGATCTCTTAGCATATATTCTTATAGAAAGAAGGAAGGAAATGGTATTCAAAGGGACTAGATTCAGTGATATCAAACGATTAAATCGGGATAGTGCAAATATTGTCCTTACGAGAATTACCAATGGCTTTACTTATACCCTCCTACCTAACGATAAAAAATATGCACTCCCAATACCTCCTGATGAAATAAACTTGTCAGGCATTCCACAAAATGACAGATGACAGCAGTTAAATTTCTGCCATCATCTTATCTATTTGTTGGTAATCCACATTAAAGTACAGCATAAGACCCACTACAAGGAACATAAACTCCACTTGCGTTCTTTACATAACGACAAATATTAGTTGGTGAAGCAAGGCAGGTGTAGCTAATAGAATACGTACCACTTATAAGATAAACATTCGGATCTTTTTGCCCGGTAGGATCGTTATAATATCCAGGCACAGGTTGAGTACATACTGTATCATCAGCATATCTAAATGCGAAGATACCGGCAATCATGAGCGCAGCAAGGAACAGCTTAATCTTGAGTTTTTTCATGGATTAAGATTTTGGTTTAGTTAAAATATTGGTAATTAAGAGATAAAAACAAGATTAATGAAGTTGATAACACATAGGATTCCCTGCGCAAGCATGGCGGTACTTGCAATTAACGTGTTTCAGCTGCATTGTCCGGGTGTAAAGTGCACGACTTTCCCATTTCTCATACCGAGATCAATGCGTGTGAATACCATTAAGATCGAAGGAATTAAATTGGATAAGGGGAACGCTAGCAAAGCTATGGATAAAAGTTGGTAACTCAAAGGGGCTAACGGACAACAGACAAAGAAAAGTATGATTAGATAATTCAGGCAACGGTAACTTTGTCGGCCCTGTTTGATTTGTAGAAAAGGAAGATTGCAATGAAGCCGAGAAGAGATAGGGTAAGATTGAACCAGAAATGTTGTGGCCAGTCAAGTGCGGCAATAAGGCCACCACAACTGCATGGTACTTTAAAATTGTTTCTTCCGAACCAGATTATTCCTACATATACCGTAAATACTGACATCAGCAGGGTACTACCCCAAAGTCCGATTTTACGGGTACTGCCAAGAAAAACCAATACGCATAAACTCAATTCCAGTAAGGGAATAAACCACGACATAAAACCAGCAAAGCGCGTGTCGAAAGGCTGATTGAACATCTGACGGTAAGTCTGCTCATGGTTTAGTAGCTTCGTAAGTCCTGCATAGAAAAATACCAACACGTACAAGAAGATAATGGATTCAATCAATACGCGATTTAACTTCATTGTGATTAAAGTGTGAATAGTGACGAGTGCTTGGTCGACTTAAATCCTAAATACAATTGAAAGTTCTGGAAATTTACTATTTTTGATCCCACGTTTACTTTATCAGATTCGATAGATATAAAGGTATTGGTCACAATCAAAAAAAGGCATTCACATTATTGTCACTGTATTTACTATCAAAGTATAAGGTACATGTCAATCTGAAAATATCATTCTCGATTTGAAAGCTGAATGTGCGTTCAAGTATATTTACGGTCAACAGGTACTTGTCGGATTTCGCCTTTTTTGAAAAATTCGTGTTATTTTTTAAACTATAACTTTTTTCTATCTTACCTGATTTACATTTGCATAACAAAAACTAACAAATAGCAATTAACTGCTGCTTACAGTATCTCCCCCACCATCTTCCCTTAATTGCCATTCTCATTTTGATAATCAAATTATCTTGTTGCGCCCGCTTAACCGTTATTAATAAAGGCTTTTACCTATTCCATCATTTCTTCTGTAATTATTGATCTTCCTTCTTTAAATAGCTGCCGCTAAATCACCACACCTGTACATACCATATTCATACCGCATACATGCCGCAACCCAGTCGATGCGCGTATGGCAAAAGTGACGTACGGATATGCAGGACCGTTATTTCCCGTCCTTAATAAAGTTGTTTTTAAAATAATTGATAAAAAAGCAGTACCCCACCGGGGTGATTCCTGTTATTATTTTAATACCGGTAGTATTTTTTTTGTAGAAAATATTGTAGCTTACAGTATAGATTAAGCTGTTACCGGAAGAAGGAATATCAACCGATATATTCTCAGAAGCGGAAAGACAAGAACGGGTGGAAGGAATGTAGACCTGAAAATATTGGCCCTGAAGAACAATGCACTCTTAAACTACCACCCTTGAAAACCATACGAAACGTATATACTCATCAATTCAATAGTGCTATAGCGCACCTTACAGCTTGTGAAGCTGACATTCAAGACTGGCATTTAATCACCGGAACAAACAGCTGTTCGCGAAGCGTTCTAGTATGTAACATTCAAACCGTTGCATCTTAAAATGGACAACAACGTCGCAAATTTACGAGGCCTGATCATTAGAAAGTATCTGCACCAATTAGGAACCGCAGATGCGATCCGCCTGCACAATGCAATCGAGGAATCCTACCAGGTCCGGAAAATGGATGCTGCATTCAAAGAGTTCATCCTGACCGAGAAAACCAAAAAGCGTATCCCCTACGACCAGATCGATCATCTGTTCGTGGCATACCTGGACCAGAAACAAAAGGAAACCCGTGCACAAGTGACAAGGATCGGCGTAGCCGCCAGTATTGCTATTGTTGTCGCCTGTACAACCATAGGCGTCATGCAAAACCGCAAAACAACGGTCAGCAAGGCATTGGCTAAAAATTCCATCGTCATCACCGATGTAAACGGCAACCAGTTTGCCTTCAGAGGTGATACCACCCTTTCTGTAAAAGGTGGCAGCTATGTAATTGCCGATAATACGCTCGATCTCACCGCCACTCCCCTCGCCTGTCTCAAAAGCATTAAAGTGCCCAATCAGCTGACCTTCAACGTGGTCCTCCCTGATGGCTCCTCCGTGCAAATGA
Protein-coding sequences here:
- a CDS encoding RagB/SusD family nutrient uptake outer membrane protein, which gives rise to MKVFKLLLLPIALMVIVSGCKKDFLNKKSNNNLIIPETLTDFDLILNDVGSAFCNFPDMGELSSDDYYIKDAIYNSLPILKTRNCYIWAPDIYQGDTQIFDWDYPYKQIFYCNIIIEGIKKITVTNNNKVQWHKILGSAYFLRAYALHNLATVFCTVYDSSTAAKIMGLPLRLSPDVNDTVLRSNLQDTYQQIISDLEAAEINLTVPFDITQPNRPGIESLYSLAARVYLYIGDYTKALKYSKACLDLKSVLLDYSVWDTTALKPFPVIPGSNNPEILYYDKFGYGSWFTILSTGLLVDTTLYNTYNSNDCRKTLFFRNLGGNDYGPKGGYLGLGNFFTGLSISETLLIYAESAARLQDLPTAKAAIIKLMQSRWKRNKNTGQSLYKIPDFNNGQDLLAYILIERRKEMVFKGTRFSDIKRLNRDSANIVLTRITNGFTYTLLPNDKKYALPIPPDEINLSGIPQNDR
- a CDS encoding MauE/DoxX family redox-associated membrane protein, giving the protein MKLNRVLIESIIFLYVLVFFYAGLTKLLNHEQTYRQMFNQPFDTRFAGFMSWFIPLLELSLCVLVFLGSTRKIGLWGSTLLMSVFTVYVGIIWFGRNNFKVPCSCGGLIAALDWPQHFWFNLTLSLLGFIAIFLFYKSNRADKVTVA
- a CDS encoding FecR family protein, encoding MDNNVANLRGLIIRKYLHQLGTADAIRLHNAIEESYQVRKMDAAFKEFILTEKTKKRIPYDQIDHLFVAYLDQKQKETRAQVTRIGVAASIAIVVACTTIGVMQNRKTTVSKALAKNSIVITDVNGNQFAFRGDTTLSVKGGSYVIADNTLDLTATPLACLKSIKVPNQLTFNVVLPDGSSVQMNSGSEITLNDNFSKLRTVDYNGEGYFKIAKNDKAPFRVTTRNAEVQVLGTSFNVNTYHANPVVSLITGAIKVQSSNEAHTLQPGTQSVVLADGTQQLQASDNEDVISWTNGIVKFQDAPLSDIIEQVTNWYDFDLQVADNAKNLKLTTSVNKNVPLISFINMLKNTQQLDYTQVGNTIKIYKK